A single genomic interval of Camelina sativa cultivar DH55 chromosome 11, Cs, whole genome shotgun sequence harbors:
- the LOC104725864 gene encoding acyl-CoA-binding domain-containing protein 1-like: MDDWYQLAQSGIIGLIFAYLLAKLISILVAFKGENLSLTRDHTTESEYESLRKVESSTGIGGETESLVAEQGSLRGDDEDEDDDWEGVESTELDEAFSAATAFVAAAASDRLSQKVSNELQLQLYGFYKIATEGPCTAPQPSALKMTARAKWQAWKKLGAMPPEEAMEKYIDLVTQLYPAWVEGGSKKRNRSGDAAAGPMGPVFSSLVYEEESENELKIDAIHGFAREGEVENLLKCLENGIPVNARDSEGRTPLHWAIDRGHLNVAKALIDQNADVNAKDNEGQTSLHYAVVCEREAIAEFLVKQKADTTIKDDEGNSPLDLCESEWPWMREKIDSN, encoded by the exons ATGGATGATTGGTATCAGCTTGCACAGTCTGGAATCATAGGTTTGATCTTCGCTTACCTTCTCGCTAAGCTAATCTCTATCCTCGTCGCGTTTAAAGGCGAGAATCTCTCACTCACTCGCGACCACACGACTGAATCGGAGTATGAGAGCTTGCGCAAGGTCGAATCTTCAACCGGGATTGGCGGCGAGACAGAGTCTCTTGTGGCTGAGCAAGGTAGTTTGAgaggtgatgatgaagacgaagatgatgattggGAAGGTGTTGAAAGTACAGAACTTGATGAGGCATTTAGTGCTGCTACGGCTTTTGTCGCTGCTGCTGCATCTGACAGGCTTTCTCAGAAAGTATCAAATGAGTTGCAGCTTCAGCTTTATGGATTCTATAAGATTGCTACTGAAGGACCTTGTACTGCTCCTCAACCATCAGCTCTCAAAATGACTGCTCGGGCCAAGTG GCAAGCATGGAAGAAATTGGGTGCTATGCCTCCTgaagaagcaatggagaagtATATCGATCTTGTTACTCAATTGTATCCAGCTTGGGTAGAAGGTGGCTCG aaaaaaagaaatcgtAGTGGTGATGCTGCAGCAGGCCCAATGGGACCGGTGTTTAGCTCATTGGTGTACGAAGAGGAATCCGAAAATGAGTT GAAGATTGATGCCATACACGGCTTTGCTAGAGAAGGAGAAGTCGAGAATCTATTGAAGTGCTTAGAAAATGGCATACCTGTAAATGCAAGAG ATAGTGAAGGTCGAACACCGCTTCATTGGGCTATAGACCGTGGCCATCTGAACGTTGCTAAAGCTCTAATTGATCAGAATGCTGATGTGAATGCTAAA GACAATGAAGGCCAAACCTCTCTACACTACGCTGTTGTCTGCGAAAGAGAAGCAATCGCCGAGTTCTTAGTGAAGCAGAAAGCTGATACAACCATTAAAGATGACGAAGGAAACTCGCCTCTTGATCTCTGTGAATCAGAGTGGCCTTGGATGCGAGAGAAGATAGATTCCAATTAA
- the LOC104725865 gene encoding importin subunit beta-1, with protein sequence MAMEVTQLLINAQSIDGTVRKHAEESLKQFQEQNLAGFLLSLAGELANDEKPVDSRKLAGLVLKNALDAKEQHRKYELVQRWLALDMSTKSQIRAFLLKTLSSPVPDVRSTASQVIAKVAGIELPQKQWPELVVSLLSNIHQLPAHVKQATLETLGYLCEEVSPDVVEQEHVNKILTAVVQGMNAAEGNNDVRLAATRALYMALGFAQANFNNDMERDYIMRVVCEATLSPEVKIRQAAFECLVSIASTYYEKLAHYIQDIFNITAKAVREDDESVALQAIEFWSSICDEEIDILEEYGGEFAGDSDVPCFYFTKQALPGLVPLLLETLLKQEEDQDLDEGAWNIAMAGGTCLGLVAKAVGDDIVPHVMPFIEEKISKPDWREREAATYAFGSILEGPSADRLMAIVNAALTFMLNALTNDPSNHVKDTTAWTLGRIFEFLHGSTIETPIITQANCQQIITVLIQTMKDAPNVAEKACGALYFLAQGYEDIGPNSPLTPYFQEIIQSLLSVAHRDDATESRLRTAAYEALNEVVRCSTDETSTMVLQLVPVIMLELHNTLEGEKLSMDEREKQNELQGLLCGCLQVIIQKLGSEPTKYMFMQSADQMMGLFLRVFGCRSATAHEEAMLAIGALAYAAGPDFAKYMPEFYKYLEMGLQNFEEYQVCAVTVGVVGDVCRALEDKVFPYCDGIMTQLLKDLSSNQLHRSVKPPIFSCFGDIALAIGEDFEKYLRYSMPMLQSAAELSAHSSGADDEMMEYTNSLRNGILEAYSGIFQGFKNSPKTQLLIPFAPHILQFLDSIYMEKDMDEVVMKTAIGVLGDLADTLGSHVGGLIQQSVSSKEFLNECLSSDDHTIKEAAEWAKHAITRAISV encoded by the exons ATGGCAATGGAGGTTACCCAGTTGCTCATTAATGCTCAGTCGATTGATGGAACTGTACGTAAACACGCTGAAGAAAGTCTCAAACAGTTTCAAGAGCAAAACCTTGCAGGTTTCTTGTTGTCTCTTGCTGGAGAGCTTGCGAATGATGAGAAGCCAGTTGATAGCAGGAAATTAGCCGGTTTAGTCCTAAAAAATGCTCTTGATGCTAAGGAACAACACAGGAAGTATGAGCTTGTTCAGAGATGGTTGGCTCTAGACATGTCAACAAAGTCCCAGATCAGAGCTTTCTTGTTGAAGACACTTTCGTCCCCTGTACCCGATGTTCGCTCAACTGCATCTCAGGTCATCGCCAAGGTTGCAGGTATTGAGTTGCCGCAGAAGCAGTGGCCTGAGCTCGTAGTATCTCTTCTCTCCAATATTCACCAGTTACCAGCTCATGTCAAGCAAGCCACTTTGGAGACTCTTGGATACCTTTGTGAGGAAGTGTCACCTGACGTTGTCGAACAGGAGCATGTAAATAAGATACTCACGGCTGTTGTTCAGGGTATGAATGCTGCTGAAGGTAATAATGATGTTAGACTTGCTGCAACCCGTGCTTTATACATGGCTCTGGGATTCGCTCAAGCAAATTTCAACAATGACATGGAGCGTGATTATATCATGAGAGTTGTGTGTGAAGCAACCCTGTCCCCTGAGGTGAAAATTAGGCAGGCGGCTTTTGAGTGTTTGGTATCTATTGCTTCCACATACTATGAAAAGTTGGCGCATTATATTCAAGATATATTCAACATCACAGCTAAGGCTGTAAGAGAAGATGACGAGTCTGTTGCTCTACAGGCAATTGAATTCTGGAGTTCCATTTGTGACGAAGAGATTGACATCTTAGAAGAATATGGTGGTGAGTTCGCTGGGGATTCTGATGTTCCATGCTTTTATTTTACTAAGCAGGCTCTCCCTGGGCTTGTGCCTCTACTGCTGGAAACTCTTCTTaagcaagaagaagatcaagatttGGATGAAGGGGCTTGGAATATTGCAATGGCAGGTGGGACATGCCTCGGTTTGGTTGCTAAGGCAGTTGGTGATGACATTGTACCACATGTCATGCCGTTTATTGAAGAGAAAATATCAAAGCCTGACTGGAGAGAGCGGGAAGCTGCAACCTATGCTTTCGGTTCCATTTTGGAAGGCCCTTCGGCAGATAGGTTGATGGCGATTGTTAACGCAGCGTTAACATTTATGCTCAATGCTCTAACAAATGACCCAAGCAACCATGTGAAAGACACAACTGCATGGACCCTTGGTCGGATATTTGAGTTCCTTCATGGTTCAACAATCGAGACACCAATAATTACCCAGGCAAACTGCCAGCAGATTATCACAGTACTGATCCAGACCATGAAGGATGCGCCCAATGTTGCCGAGAAGGCTTGTGGGGCTCTATACTTCCTTGCTCAAGGCTATGAGGATATTGGCCCCAATTCTCCATTAACACCATACTTCCAGGAAATTATTCAGTCACTTCTTTCTGTTGCACACAGAGATGATGCAACTGAATCACGCTTGCGGACTGCAGCTTATGAGGCGTTGAATGAAGTTGTCAGGTGTTCGACTGATGAAACGTCGACCATGGTTCTGCAATTAGTACCTGTGATAATGTTGGAGCTTCACAATACTTTGGAAGGGGAAAAACTTTCTATGGACGAGAGGGAGAAACAAAACGAGCTGCAGGGACTTCTATGCGGATGCTTGCAGGTCATCATACAGAAATTGGGATCTGAACCAACCAAGTATATGTTCATGCAGTCTGCAGACCAAATGATGGGACTTTTCCTGAGGGTGTTTGGCTGTAGAAGTGCAACTGCACATGAGGAAGCCATGCTTGCCATTGGCGCTCTTGCTTATGCAGCAGGTCCTGATTTCGCCAAATACATGCCTGAGTTTTACAAGTACCTAGAAATGGGTCTTCAAAACTTTGAAGAATACCAAGTATGTGCTGTTACTGTGGGTGTTGTTGGAGATGTCTGCAGAGCATTGGAGGACAAGGTTTTTCCTTATTGCGACGGGATTATGACGCAGCTTCTGAAAGATTTGTCGAGCAACCAGTTGCACCGATCGGTGAAACCACCGATATTTTCCTGTTTTGGTGACATAGCACTTGCCATCGGTGAGGATTTTGAGAAGTACCTGAGGTATTCAATGCCGATGCTTCAGAGCGCCGCAGAATTATCTGCTCACTCATCTGGAGCTGATGATGAAATGATGGAGTACACAAACTCATTGAGAAACGGGATCCTTGAGGCTTATTCAGGAATATTTCAAGGTTTCAAAAATTCTCCCAAAACCCAGCTCCTGATTCCTTTTGCACCCCATATCCTCCAATTTTTGGACAGTATATACATGGAGAAAGACAT GGACGAGGTGGTGATGAAGACAGCGATTGGGGTCTTAGGAGATTTAGCGGATACACTAGGGAGTCATGTGGGTGGTTTGATACAACAGTCAGTGTCAAGTAAAGAGTTCTTAAACGAATGTTTGTCTTCTGACGACCACACAATTAAAGAAGCAGCTGAATGGGCGAAGCATGCCATTACCCGTGCCATTTCTGTTTGA